A section of the Oryzias melastigma strain HK-1 linkage group LG2, ASM292280v2, whole genome shotgun sequence genome encodes:
- the LOC112142910 gene encoding claudin-4, whose product MASQGLQILGVFLALTGWLGTIITCALPMWRVTAFVGANIVTAQVIWEGLWMTCAVQSTGQMQCKMYDSMLALPQDTQAARAMVIISVVVGVFGTLMSVVGAKCTNCMEDEVSKAKACIVSGVIFIIAALLILIPVSWSAHTIIRDFYNPLVFEAQRRELGAALYIGWGSAGLLLLGGGLLCNNCPPKDDRPFLPAKFALGRTASSNVDYV is encoded by the coding sequence ATGGCTTCTCAAGGTCTCCAGATCTTAGGTGTCTTCCTGGCCCTAACCGGATGGCTGGGTACCATCATCACCTGCGCTCTGCCCATGTGGAGAGTCACTGCTTTTGTCGGGGCAAACATCGTCACGGCCCAGGTGATATGGGAGGGCTTGTGGATGACCTGTGCGGTGCAGAGCACGGGGCAGATGCAGTGTAAAATGTACGACTCCATGCTGGCTCTTCCTCAAGATACACAGGCGGCCAGGGCCATGGTGATCATCTCAGTGGTCGTCGGCGTGTTTGGCACTCTCATGTCCGTCGTCGGGGCCAAGTGCACCAACTGCATGGAGGACGAAGTGTCCAAAGCCAAAGCCTGCATCGTATCTGGAGTGATTTTCATCATAGCGGCTCTGCTGATCCTGATTCCAGTGTCGTGGTCGGCTCACACCATCATCAGGGACTTCTACAACCCGCTGGTGTTTGAAGCTCAGAGGAGGGAGCTTGGTGCCGCACTCTACATTGGCTGGGGCTCTGCCGGTCTTTTGCTGCTGGGAGGGGGCCTGCTCTGCAACAACTGTCCCCCAAAAGACGACAGACCCTTCCTGCCAGCTAAGTTTGCCCTTGGGAGAACCGCTTCGTCAAACGTGGACTACGTGTGA